The Candidatus Desulfofervidus auxilii DNA segment GATTTCAGTTATAAGCCAAATTACCTATTCTTTTTTAAGGTCAATTTATCCAATATCTGGTGAATCAAGATAAGACTTGTTTTTCTTAAATTTGGACTTATTTATATACCAAAAAATATAAAGGGGGTGGAACAATGCGTATCGCTCAAGTTGCACCCTTGTATGAGAGTGTTCCTCCAAAACTCTATGGTGGCACCGAAAGGGTCATCTCATATCTCACAGAAGAATTGGTAAGACAGGGACATAAAGTGACTTTATTTGCTAGTGGGGATTCAGTAACTAAGGCACGTTTAATTTCTTCCTGTCCTAATTCTTTGCGATTGGATAAAGACTGTAAAGATACTTTGGCCCATCACATTTTTATGCTTGAACAGGTGTACAAACATGCCTCTGAGTTTGACATTATTCACTTTCATATTGACTACATTCATTTTCCTCTTTTTCGTCGCTCTAATACTCCTCACCTCTCAACACTGCATGGAAGATTAGATATAAAAGATATATTTCCACTTTACAAAGAATTTAGGGAAGTGCCTTTAGTATCCATTTCTAATGCCCAGCGTAAGCCTCTTCAAGGAGTGAACTGGGTGGGTACGGTATATCATGGTTTACCTAAAGATTTGTATAAGTTTAAGGCAAGGCATGGTAAATATTTGGCTTTTTTAGGAAGAATCTCTCCGGAAAAACGCCCTGATAGAGCCATAAAAATAGCACAGGTAGTAGGAATGCCTTTGAAAATTGCGGCTAAAGTAGATAAGGCAGACAAAGAATATTTTGAAACAGTAATAAGACCCTTATTAAAGAATCCTTATGTAGAATTTATAGGGGAGATTTCTGAAAAGGAAAAAAATGATTTTTTAGGCAATGCCTATGCCTTACTTTTCCCTATTGACTGGCCTGAACCATTTGGTTTAGTGATGATAGAGGCCTTAGCCTGTGGCACTCCAGTGATTGCCTGGCGTTGTGGCTCTGTTCCAGAAGTGATAAAAGACGGAATTAATGGTTTTATTGTTGATAGCCTAAAGCAAGCAGTAAAGGCAGTAAAAGAGGTCAGGAAATTGAGCCGTAAGAACTGCCGTAAGACATTTGAAGCAAGATTTACAGCTAGCCGTATGGCAAATGACTATCTCTGTATTTATGAAAAACTGTTAAGAGAAAGAGAACCATTGCTTAAAGCAGTATAAAAATGGTAGTGGATCCACACAAATATTATATAATTGCCCGAAAAGGCGAAATTAAGCCTTACTTGGTCTTAAAACAAGGAGATAGTTTTGCTCTTTTTAGCCATTATGGAGATATCGAACAGATTGGTTTGGGAGAAGAGGGCATTTATCACAAAGGCACTCGCTTTGTATCAAGACTTGAGTTTTTCCTTTTTGATGCCAAACCATTTTTTTTAAGCTCAGGGGTAAGAGAAGATAATATCCTTCTTACCGTAGACTTAACTAATCCTGATACTATAGTTAGCAAAAATCTCTTTTTGCCCAGAGGGAGCATCCATGTACTTCGCTCCAAATTTTTGTTTGAAGGTGGTTATTATGAATGTATAAAAATCCAAAATTTTGCCTTATTTCCTATTAGTCTTCCTTTTTCTATTGCATTTGATGCCGATTTTGCTGATATCTTTGAGGTAAGAGGAGTAAGGAGAGAAAGGAGGGGAGAACGATTAAAGGCCACTGTTAGAGAAAGAAGTGTAATTTTGGGTTATAGGGGTTTAGATGGCGTTCTCCGTGAAGCTAGTTTTACATTTTCTCCAAATCCCACAGAAATCCGAGATTCACAGGCTATCTTTTGGACAAACCTAGCACCAAAGGGAACATTCACCTTATTTTTAACTATTTCTTTTATAGAAAATGGCATTTCCCAAAGTTTTTCTTTTAAAGAAGCCTTTTCAAAAACAAAAAAAACATTAGAAACATTTAAAAAAAAGAGTTGTATGATTTCCACTTCTAATGAACAGTTTAATGCCTGGGTAGAACGGTCATATACTGACCTTTTTATGATGCTTACAGAGGTCCCTATGGGATTATATCCCTATGCAGGCATTCCTTGGTTTAATACTATTTTTGGACGGGACGGAATTATTACTGCCTTGGAGTGCCTATGGGTCAATCCTGACATTGCTAAGGGGGTTTTGAGCTATCTTGCTGCCACACAAGCAAAAGAGGAAATACCCGAAAAAGACGCTCAACCTGGTAAAATCATACATGAAGTTCGTAAGGGAGAAATGGCTGCCACGGGTGAGATCCCCTTTGATTATTATTATGGCAGTGTTGATACTACCCCCTTTTTTATTATTTTGGCTGGGGCCTATTATGAAAGGACAGGAGATAGGGAATTTATTAAATTGCTTTGGCCACATATTGAGCTAGCCTTGAATTGGATAGATTACTATGGAGATATGGATAAAGATGGATTCATTGAATATATGCCTTCGGCTAATGGCCTGGTAAATAAAGGTTGGAAGGATTCTTATGACAGCGTTTTCCATGCAGATGGTTCTCTAGCATCTCCTCCTATTGCTCTAGTAGAAGTGCAAGGATATGTCTATGCAGCCAAACAAAATGCAGCCTATTTGGCTAAAATATTAGGAAAAGAAAAAATAGCAAAAAGACTTTTAAAAGAAGCAAAGGCTTTAAAAAGAAAGTTTAACAAACTGTTTTGGTGTGAAGAAATTGGCAGTTATATCTTTGCTTTAGACGGAAACAAATCTCCTTGTAAGGTGCGGACTTCTAATGCAGGTCATGCCCTTTTTAGTGGAATTGCCACAAAGATTTGTGCCAAGCGTCTGACTCGGACATTATTTGAAGACCACTTTTTTTCTGGTTGGGGCATAAGAACTGTTTCAAGTCTTGAGAAGAATTACAATCCCATATCTTACCATAATGGTTCAGTATGGCCCCATGATAATGCTCTTATTGCTTACGGCCTAAGTCATTATGGTTTTAAAGAACAAGTTTTAACTATTATGAAAGGGCTCTTTGAAGCCAGTAATTTTTTTGGTTTACATAGGTTACCAGAACTCTTTTGTGGTTTTCCACGCAGGGCAGATGAGGGGCCAACCCATTATCCAGTAGCATGTAGTCCTCAAACCTGGTCTACTGTAGCTGTCTTTTTTTTAATCCAAGCCTGTTTAGGAATCACCTTTAAAGAGAAAAAACTCTATTTTTATTCTCCCATTCTACCTTCTTTTTTAGAAGAAGTTTATCTAAAAAATCTGAGAGTTGGGAATGACTTTATTGACCTTTACTTAAAAAGATACCAAAATGATGTAGTAATTAATGTGTTAAAAAAGAAAAGGGATATTGAAATATTAATCCTAAAGTAATTAACCTCAGTAAAGATAAATATCTTTTGGACGAATTTTTTCATTTGACTGCTTAGGTCTTTACCTTTATACAAAAAAGTATGAAGTCTAATTTAAAATCTGCCTTTCAATTCATCATCTTGCTTGGTTTGGTTAGTTGTTTTGGTGATATTGTCTATGAAGGGGCAAGGAGTATTACCGGACCATTTTTGGCTGTATTAGGTGCAAGTTCTGCTGTAGTAGGCATTATAGCAGGTGTGGGTGAATTTCTAGGCTATGTCCTGCGTCTAGCCTCAGGCTATCTTGCTGATAAAACAAGGCTATATTGGCCTTTGACCTTCCTGGGTTATGGGGCACTCTTAAGCATTCCCCTATTAGCCCTGGCTGGTAATTGGGAGATGGCTGCTCTTTTAATTATATTAGAGCGGATCGGAAAGGCTATAAGAACCCCAGCCCGAGATACTATACTTTCTCATGCCACAGCTCAAGTGGGTAGGGGTTTTGGTTTTGGCTTACATGAAGCTTTAGACCAGATTGGGGCTATCCTTGGTCCTTTAGCCATCTCAGCAATGTTGTTTATCACCCATGGCTACCGGCTGGGATTTGCTCTTTTATTTATTCCTGCTCTTTTGGTCTTATTCTTTCTTATTGTGGCCCAAAGAAAATGTCCAACTCCTGTAATATTTGAAGCTAGAACTAAGGAAGGCAAAAAGGGGATGGGTAAACTCCCAGCTCTCTTTTGGATTTATGTTCTGTTTAGCTTTTTCAGTATACTGGGTTTTGTTAATTTCCAGCTTATTTCTTACCACTTTGAGGTACAGTCTATCATCTCCACTGCTCAGATTCCCATCTTTTATGCCATTGCTATGGGTGTAGATGCCATGGTTGCGCTCATAATCGGCAAGCTCTATGACCGCATTGGCCTTAGTTGCTTATTTGCCATACCCCTTTTAACCACCCTTTTACCATTTTTTGTCTTTTCTCATACTTATTCTATTGTGCTCTTTAGTATTATCCTTTGGGGTGCAATTATGGGTATTCATGAAACTATTATGCGTGCCGCTGTTGCCGATTTAACACCTTTACCCCGACGGGCTACGGCTTATGGTATCTTCAATATTATTTATGGTCTAGCTTGGTTGACAGGCAGCAGCTTAATTGGTTTATTATATAGTATTTCACTGGGACTTATTATTGCTCTAGTGGTGGCCTCAGAAGTTATTTCAATGGTATTCTGTTGGCAATTAAAAAAATGTCAGCAAAACATTTTTTGAGCCACTAAATAGGCAAGATTTGAATCCCTATAGGCGCTTATTCCCAATTTTTATAAATATCTTCTCGATAACAGGGAGTAAGTTTTTCTAAATTACGTAAGAATAATATTTGATATACATTTGTTTCACCAAATTTAAAACCAGCCGCAGCTCCATTGAGATACAATCTCCACATATTAATAAACTTCTGACCAAACATGGCTTTAATTTTATCTATATTACTTTCAAAGCGTTTAATCCACTCATCCAGGGTCTTAGCATAATGAGGACGCAGATTTTCTACATCAATGATATAAAAACCCTCTCGTGTCATATGTTCCAAGACCTCAGGAAGTGCAGGTAAATATCCACCAGGGAAAATGTATTTTTTCAACCAAGGGTCGGTTGGCTGACGATTATTGTAACCAATGGTATGTAGAATACCAATAGAGTCATCCGTTAACAGGCTTTTCACTTTTCTGAAAAAGGTGGAAGCATAATTTTTGCCCACATGTTCATACATGCCTATAGAAACAAATTTGTTAAATCTCCCACTCATTCTTCTATAATCTTCTAAAAAAATGCTCACTTTTTTCTCTAGTCCTTCCTTTTTTACCCATTTTTTAGCATATTCATATTGATTATGTGACAAAGTGCAACCTACGGCTGTAATATCAAATTTTTTGGCAGCATAAACCAAAAAACTTCCCCAGCCACAACCAATATCTATTAACCTATCTCCGTCTTGCAAGTTTATCTTGCGACAGATTAGTTGGTGTTTATTATCTTGTGCTTCCTCTAAAGAATCTCTTGGGGTTTTAAAATAAGCACAGGAGTATGTCATATTTTTGTCCAACATAAGTTGATAAAAATCGTTGCCTAAATCATAGTGGTGGGCAATATTTCTGCCTATATTTCTAAGGCTATTTAAAGTGGCAATGTGGTTTATAAGTATCCGCAATTTGGTTTTATTGGGAAGATTTAGTCTTTGTGGTGTTAAATTAACTCCAATTCCCAATAATCTCTGTAAATCACCTTCTACCACGATATTATTATTCATGTAATTTTCACCAAATCCAATGGATAAATCTTGCATCAAATCCTTTAAAACATGAGGTGATTTTATATGTATCCGAAATAGTGGTTTTCCTTGACCAAACTTTATCCTCTCTCCATCCCAATAGACTACTTCACTGGATATTTCTTTAGAAATACTATTTAAGATGTGATTAACTAATTCTTTCACAATCCTATAAAAAAAGTAATAATGAAAAAATTGGAAGTCAATAAATAGCGGGCGAGCAAGTTTATGGGTTTTCTTTTAAAGTTATCACGGATTTTGGTCATTAAACACATTTGACCTTAAGATAACTTCCTATGGTATTGAAATGGGAAAACCATTTGGAGGCCATTTCATCCCCCTGTTTTGCCTTATCTTGCATTTTTATACAGAGTTGCTTGCCAATAGAAAAATAAATATTTTGCGCCTTCCATAGATTTAATTCTAGGGCTAAATCGCTTAAAATCTGAAGCAATTTCTCTATATTTTCCAGCAGTAAAATATCTTGAGGTCTTTGGGAAAATCTTTCCATAAGGGTATTAATCTTGTTACTGGCTACAAAACTCAGGGTGGTTTTGTCTAGTTTAAGAGACCATTTTTTGGCCTCCTCTACTAGTCTTTGAAGTTTGTCCAATTCCATTTCTTTACTTTCCAAAATCCTTTTTATGTCAGTATAAATTATAAACTCCACTACACTACATAGGGATTTAGGAAGGGCAGTTTCTATATCCTTCATAAGCTGCATAATTGGGTAATAACGCTCATAAATTTGGCGGAAAGAAAATTCTATTTCTTGGAAAGTAGATTCCAAAATTTTATTTAAAATCTGCCTCTGTTGGTCTTTAAATAAATGCCATAAAGAATAATTGGTAGGGCCAAAGTATCTGTCCATGATGTGAATAATTTCAGAAATATCACTTTTTATAAAGGCATTTTTAATCTCTTGATACATATTGAGAAATTCTTCTTTTTTTATATCTGGTTTTGCCTTTCCATTCAAATAATGATTTCCCAAATACAGCACAGCGAATGTTATAATATCTTCTTCCCAAGTGATTTCAGAGGTTATTTTTACTTTACCCACCCCTAGCTTTTGTTTACCTGCTTCTAGAGAGTGATATATTTGTTTTTTGGCTGTATAACAATAAATTTTAGTAGTCTCTGGATATGCTTCAAAAAGAGAGGATAGAGAATAGTGGACCCCCGCCCTTAATAAATCTACAATGGCAGGCTTTACTAATATTTCATACACTTGAGCCCCGTTTTTGAATCTAGGGTTGTTGCTTGGTGCTTCTTCTAAAATTTTTAGATAATTATGCTCAAAATCTCTGCCACTTATCTCTTTAGCCAATTGCATGGCCCTGGATGCATGTCGCATTATTTGGACCGTTTCAATCCCTGAAATTTCATCAAAAAACCAGCCACAACTGGTATACATCAACATGGCCTGCCGTTGCATTTCCAGCAGTTTCAATACCTTTATCTTTTCTTGTTTGGTAATTTCTTTGATTAAATGTAGGGAGAAAAAATTTTCTATATTTTGCCGAGAGCGATCTAAAATTACTTCAATATAATCATCCCTTATCTGCCAAGGGTCTTTTACATAAAGACTTATTTGTGCTTGATATACTTTAATTAAGGCATCACGAAGCCAGTCCATTGCCCTTCGTAAAGGTGCCCTCCATGCCTGTGTCCACCCTGGATGTATTCCTGTATTACACCCGCAATTATTTCTCCATCTTTCTACCCCATGGGCACAACTCCAGGAGGAGAATTCTGTTATCTCTACCTCATGAGTGGGAGGATATTTTTCTAGATATTCGCCATATATAGTAATTTGAGCCAGATTATTAGATTCTATATAATAAAGACAATAGGCCAAAGCCATGTCCCCAAAACGGTGGTGATGGCCATAGGTTTCTCCATCGGTGGCAACGTGAACAAGCTGGGCCCTTTTTGTTTCTTTGAAGGCATTTAGTAATTCCTTAGCAAACATTTCACCATTACTTAAAAGTCCACCAAAGGCAATATCCTGAGATATAGGTTTATTATAGAAAAAAATATGAATAGTTTTTCCAGATGGTAATTTACACAAATAAGGCATAGTGGTGTCTATTTCTCCATTGTTTACCCCTTGCCATGCATTTTCTCCTATCCTTTTTATTCTCTTAGCTTGATGTGGGGCTAAAATAGCAAATTTTATCCCTTTTTCAGCCAATATAACCAAGGTTTCTAAGTCCACCGCCGTTTCTGGAAGCCACATCCCTTCTGGTAGCCTTTTAAAACGATATTTAAAGTCTTTAATACCCCAGATAATTTGCGTGCGTTTGTCCCTGAAATTGGCTAGAGGCATGATTATATGGTTGTAAATCTGAGCAATGGCAGGACCATGTCCTGAAAATTTACTTTGACCCTCTCTATCAGCCAGAAGTATAGCCTGATACACTTCTGGTTTAAATCTCTCTAACCAAGAGAGTAATGTTGGGCCAAAATCAAAGCTTATCTTAGTATAATTATTGACCATATCAATAATCTTTTTTTCAGCATTAAGAATCCTGGCAGCCATATTGGGGGCATAACACTCTTCGGTTATCCTCTCATTCCAATCATGATAAGGATAAGCGGCATCTTGAAGCTCGACCGCTTCTAGCCAGGGATTTTCTCTAGGGGGTTGATAAAAGTGTCCATGGATACAAACATAACGGTTCATCAAGTCTTTTCTAACAAAAATTGATTTATATTTCTAGTCCTTTTCTTGCTTTTCATTCCTATTTGGTCTAAATTGATTTAAAAAAACAAGGAGGTAGAAAATGCCCATTATTTCAAACATTAATGCATTAGAAGTATTAGATTCTAGAGGGAACCCCACAGTGGCTGTATATGTATATTTAGAGAGTGGTATTGGAGCAAAGGCCATTGTGCCTTCTGGAGCATCTACAGGGAAAAAAGAGGCGTTAGAATTGAGGGATGGAGATCCACAGCGTTATGGTGGCAAGGGAGTGCTTAAGGCAGTAAATAATATAAAAGAAAAGATTACTCCAGAATTAATAGGAATAGATGTGAGGGAGCAAGCCTTAATTGATAAAATTTTATTGGACTTAGATGGCACACCTAATAAGTCTAAATTAGGAGCTAATGCTATTTTGGGGGTATCTTTGGCCTGTTTGCATGCTGCTGCCTCTTACACAGATTTGCCTTTATACCAATACTGGGGGGGGAGCCATGCTACGCTTTTACCTGTGCCCATGTTTAATGTCCTAAATGGGGGAGTGCATGCCGATAATAATGTGGACTTTCAAGAATATATGTTAGTTCCAGCAGGATTTTCTACTTATCATGAAGCATTAAGGGCAGGGGCAGAAATCTATCATACCTTAAAAAATACCTTAAAAGAAAAAGGACTTTCTACTGCTGTGGGGGATGAAGGGGGTTTTGCTCCTAATTTGCAAAATAATGAAGAACCCCTAAAGTTGCTTTTAGAGGCTATAGAAAAGGCCGGCTATAAGCCAGGAGAGCAGATTTTTTTAGCCATGGACCCTGCGGCCAGTAGCTTTTATGTGGATGGTAAATATAAGCTAGCTAGTGAAGGCAGAGAACTTAATAGTGAGGAAATGATAGATTTATTTGAAAATTTAGTAGAAAAATATCCCATCATTTCCATTGAGGATGGTTTGGCTGAGGATGATTGGGAAGGCTGGAAAAATTTTAATGAGCGTTTAGGCAATAAGGTGCAACTGGTAGCTGATGATTTAACCGTAACAAACCCTAATATTATTGAAAAAGGCATTAAAGAAAAGGCATTTAATAGCGTATTAATAAAACTCAATCAAATTGGCACTGTTACCGAAACTATGCAGGCCATTGAAATTACGCAAAAAGCAGGTATGACTGCTTGTGTTTCTCACCGTTCTAGTGAAACTTGTGATACTACTATTGCTGATTTATGTGTGGCCAAACGCACAGGAATGTTAAAGACAGGTGCTCCTTGTCGGAGTGAGCGTTTGGCAAAATATAACCGTTTGCTAGAAATAGAGGCAGAGTTAGGAGATGTAGCAGAATTTATAGGAGTAAAGGGATTTAAGGCAGGAAGATAATAGATAATAAGGGAGTGTGAAAAAATGGCAAAGAAAAAACAATTTCCAATTATTCCATCTAATAGGATAGACGATATCCACTATTTAAACCATCTAGAAGAGGCAGATTTAATTTTATATGTAGCTGGCAATCAGTTTATGGTTATGGAAGAATTACTGACTTTCTTTCAGGAATTAAATCCTGAAGTAAAATACATTTTTTATGAAACACTCCCCCCAGGTTTAGAATTAAAACAGATCCTGGCTGGTGGTGCCATTTTTCGGGGAAAGATGCTTCCTGGTATACCAGACGTTTATACTGCTGTTAACGATGAAGCCATGCATAGACTAGAGGAAAGAGGACTGATCAATAAAGGCAATTACTTTGTATATTTACATAACCGGATTGTGCTGATGGTTAAAGAAGGCAATCCCTTAAATATAAACTCTGTTTTGGACTTGGCTAGAGATGAAGTGAGAATTTCTCAGCCTAATCCTGAGGTAGAAGATATTGGCATTCATATTGTTAACATGTACCGTGATGCTGGTGGGGAAGAATTAGTTTACCGCATTATGGAAGAAAAGCGGGCTGAAGGAACCACTATCTTCACGGTAGTGCATCATCGAGAAACGCCCTTACGACTTCAAAAAAATACAGTAGATGTAGGACCAGTGTGGGCAACAGAGGTTATAGAGGCAAAGAAAAAAGGAATTAGGGTAGAAATGGTAGAACCAGGAGAAAAATTGGACCAAAGGGATAGGGTTAATTATTTTATTACCAGTTTTAAAAAGGCCCCTCATCCTGAAAATGCCCAAAAATTTTTAGAATTTATTAAATCTAAAACTGCGCAAAAGTGTTATCAAAAATACGGGTTTATCCCCCATTTTAAGATAAATTGACCAGCTCACTTTATTAGATCTTGATGGTTCCTAAAGGACGAAGGAGACTGTGAGGTATGCCGCATCTGGGATTAAGTTTGATCTTGACCATACTTTTTTTTAACGGTAAGAAAAATAAATAAAAATTAGGGAGAAAAAAAATGGCAAATACTGTTAGAATTGAAAGGGCATTGATTAGTGTAACAGATAAAGAAGGAATTGTTGATTTTGCTGGATTTTTAGTAGAAAATGGAGTAGAAATTATTTCTACAGGGGGGACAGCAAACGTATTAAAGAAAAATAATATTCCAGTTACGGAAGTGACTGATTATACAGGTTTCCCAGAAATTTTAAATGGTAGGGTAAAAACTCTACATCCTAAAATTCATGGTGGCATCTTGGCGCAGTTAGAAAAAAAAGAACATACAGAACAAATGCGAAAATACCAGATAAAAACTATAAATATGGTGGTAGTTAACCTGTATGATTTTAAAAGCGTTTATGAACAAAAGAAAAATGTAATACTTTTTGAGGCCTTGGAGAAAATAGATATTGGGGGTCCTACCTTGTTGCGTGCTGCAGCCAAGAATTTTTCTCATGTAGTGGCTGTATGCGACCCAGCAGACTATCCTGAATTAAAAGAGCAAATTAGAAGAGAAGGAGGCATAAATGGACTTACTAGATTACGTTTAGCCCAAAAAGTATTTGCCTTAACCAGTGAATATGATGCCATGATTAGCAAATTTCTTGAAGATGCTAAAAAGATGTTAGAGTGGAATATAAAAGCAAGCACTGGAATACAGATAGGCACAAAAATCAGTTAAGGGAGTGAAAAAATGAAGGTTTTAGTCATTGGTAGTGGGGGTAGAGAGCATACCTTGGTATGGAAAATTAAACAGTCTACTTTAGTAAAAGAGGTCTTTTGTGCACCTGGAAATGGAGGTATCTCTAAATTGGCTACTTGTGTTCCTATTAAGGTAAATGATCTTAAAAGTTTGGCTGATTTTGTAGAAAAAGAAGGCATTGATTTGACAGTTGTAGGGCCAGAAGAACCTTTAGTATTAGGTATTGTGAATGAGTTTGAAAAACGCGGTCTTAGAATCTTTGGTCCCAACCAGAAAGCAGCTCAAATTGAAGGTAGTAAGGTCTTTGCCAAAGAACTTATGCAAAAATACAACATCCCTACGGCTGAATTTGCGGTTTTCTCAGACCCAAAACTAGCTAAAGACTATGTCCAAGAAAAAGGCGCACCTATTGTAATCAAAGCCGATGGATTGGCTGCAGGTAAGGGGGTAATCCCAGCACGCACTATAGAGCAAGCATTAGAAGCTATTGATTTAATCATGGTAAAAAAGGTTTTTGGTCAGGCAGGAGAAAAGATAGTCATAGAAGAGTTTTTAGATGGTGAAGAGGCCTCTTTTTTGGTGTTTAGTGATGGGGAAAATGTATTAGCCCTCCCTTCTTCTCAGGACCACAAACCCATATATGATGATGACAAAGGGCCTAATACTGGTGGCATGGGGGCTTATTCACCAGCTCCTATTGTTACCAGAGGGGTAGAAAAGCATATTATGCAAGATATTATATACCCTGCCATTAAAGGCTTAGCTAAGGAAGGTTCTCCTTACAAAGGCGTGCTTTATGCCGGTTTAATGATTAAAAATGGACAGCCAAAGCTATTAGAGTTTAATTGTCGTTTTGGAGACCCTGAGGCCCAGCCTTTATTGATGCGTTTAAAAACGGACTTAGTAGAAATATTAAATGCGGTAGTGGATGGTAATTTAAAAAACCAGACCTTGAAGATAGACCCACGTCCGTCTGTTTGTGTAGTGATGGCTTCAGGTGGATATCCAGGAAGTTATGAAAAAGGAAAGGTTATTTCTGGCTTGGATGTAGCAGAAAATATGGAAAATGTGATGGTCTTTCATGCTGGCACCAGTCTTAAAGATGGCAATTTTTATACGGCTGGGGGAAGGGTGCTAGGGGTTACTGCTTTAGGGAAGACATTACCAGATGCTATATCTACTGCCTATGAGGCCGTAAAATCAATTTCATGGGAAGGTGCTTATTATAGAAAAGATATCGGATTTAAGGCCTTAAGGCATTTAGGAAGATTTGTAGGAATAGTAATAGGCAGCACTTCTGATAAAAAAATAATGTTAGAAGCTAAAAACACTTTAGCTGAATTATTTATTCCTTGTGAGATGACTTTAGCCTCTGCCCACCGCAGTCCTGAACGGGTAATAAACTATGCCAAAACAGCCAAAGAAAAAGGAATAAAGGTAATTATTGCTGGGGCAGGTTATGCAGCCCATCTGGCAGGGGTGATAGCCGCTCATACTACTTTACCAGTAATTGCTGTGCCCTTGGCCACTTCTCCTTTAAATGGAATGGATGCCCTGTTTTCCTCAGTGCAAATGCCCTCAGGGGTGCCTGTGGCTGTAGTTGGGATCAACGGAGCAAAAAATGCTGCCCTTCTAGCAGCTCAAATTTTGGCCTTAAACGATAAATCATTAGCAAAAGCCTTAGAAAATATGAAAAAGCAGATGGCTTTAAAAATAGAAAAAATAGAACTATAAAAATTGAATGTATATAGGTGGCTTTCAGAAAATAAGTTTATTAGACTATCCCCAAAAAATATGCAGTATTATCTTTACCGTAGGCTGTAATTTCCGCTGCGTCTATTGTTACAACCGGCTATTAGTATTACCAGAATTTTATCCTAAGAGTCTATCTTTTTTTGAAATAAAAGATTATCTTAAAAAAAGAAAGGGATTAATAGATGCGGTAGTCTTTACCGGAGGTGAACCTACTATTCAACCTGATTTAATTGAAAGAATGCTAGAACTGAAGCAATTGGGTTTTTTAATAAAGTTAGATACCAACGGAG contains these protein-coding regions:
- a CDS encoding DUF3536 domain-containing protein, translating into MNRYVCIHGHFYQPPRENPWLEAVELQDAAYPYHDWNERITEECYAPNMAARILNAEKKIIDMVNNYTKISFDFGPTLLSWLERFKPEVYQAILLADREGQSKFSGHGPAIAQIYNHIIMPLANFRDKRTQIIWGIKDFKYRFKRLPEGMWLPETAVDLETLVILAEKGIKFAILAPHQAKRIKRIGENAWQGVNNGEIDTTMPYLCKLPSGKTIHIFFYNKPISQDIAFGGLLSNGEMFAKELLNAFKETKRAQLVHVATDGETYGHHHRFGDMALAYCLYYIESNNLAQITIYGEYLEKYPPTHEVEITEFSSWSCAHGVERWRNNCGCNTGIHPGWTQAWRAPLRRAMDWLRDALIKVYQAQISLYVKDPWQIRDDYIEVILDRSRQNIENFFSLHLIKEITKQEKIKVLKLLEMQRQAMLMYTSCGWFFDEISGIETVQIMRHASRAMQLAKEISGRDFEHNYLKILEEAPSNNPRFKNGAQVYEILVKPAIVDLLRAGVHYSLSSLFEAYPETTKIYCYTAKKQIYHSLEAGKQKLGVGKVKITSEITWEEDIITFAVLYLGNHYLNGKAKPDIKKEEFLNMYQEIKNAFIKSDISEIIHIMDRYFGPTNYSLWHLFKDQQRQILNKILESTFQEIEFSFRQIYERYYPIMQLMKDIETALPKSLCSVVEFIIYTDIKRILESKEMELDKLQRLVEEAKKWSLKLDKTTLSFVASNKINTLMERFSQRPQDILLLENIEKLLQILSDLALELNLWKAQNIYFSIGKQLCIKMQDKAKQGDEMASKWFSHFNTIGSYLKVKCV
- the eno gene encoding phosphopyruvate hydratase: MPIISNINALEVLDSRGNPTVAVYVYLESGIGAKAIVPSGASTGKKEALELRDGDPQRYGGKGVLKAVNNIKEKITPELIGIDVREQALIDKILLDLDGTPNKSKLGANAILGVSLACLHAAASYTDLPLYQYWGGSHATLLPVPMFNVLNGGVHADNNVDFQEYMLVPAGFSTYHEALRAGAEIYHTLKNTLKEKGLSTAVGDEGGFAPNLQNNEEPLKLLLEAIEKAGYKPGEQIFLAMDPAASSFYVDGKYKLASEGRELNSEEMIDLFENLVEKYPIISIEDGLAEDDWEGWKNFNERLGNKVQLVADDLTVTNPNIIEKGIKEKAFNSVLIKLNQIGTVTETMQAIEITQKAGMTACVSHRSSETCDTTIADLCVAKRTGMLKTGAPCRSERLAKYNRLLEIEAELGDVAEFIGVKGFKAGR
- a CDS encoding molybdate ABC transporter substrate-binding protein, which gives rise to MAKKKQFPIIPSNRIDDIHYLNHLEEADLILYVAGNQFMVMEELLTFFQELNPEVKYIFYETLPPGLELKQILAGGAIFRGKMLPGIPDVYTAVNDEAMHRLEERGLINKGNYFVYLHNRIVLMVKEGNPLNINSVLDLARDEVRISQPNPEVEDIGIHIVNMYRDAGGEELVYRIMEEKRAEGTTIFTVVHHRETPLRLQKNTVDVGPVWATEVIEAKKKGIRVEMVEPGEKLDQRDRVNYFITSFKKAPHPENAQKFLEFIKSKTAQKCYQKYGFIPHFKIN
- the purD gene encoding phosphoribosylamine--glycine ligase, coding for MKVLVIGSGGREHTLVWKIKQSTLVKEVFCAPGNGGISKLATCVPIKVNDLKSLADFVEKEGIDLTVVGPEEPLVLGIVNEFEKRGLRIFGPNQKAAQIEGSKVFAKELMQKYNIPTAEFAVFSDPKLAKDYVQEKGAPIVIKADGLAAGKGVIPARTIEQALEAIDLIMVKKVFGQAGEKIVIEEFLDGEEASFLVFSDGENVLALPSSQDHKPIYDDDKGPNTGGMGAYSPAPIVTRGVEKHIMQDIIYPAIKGLAKEGSPYKGVLYAGLMIKNGQPKLLEFNCRFGDPEAQPLLMRLKTDLVEILNAVVDGNLKNQTLKIDPRPSVCVVMASGGYPGSYEKGKVISGLDVAENMENVMVFHAGTSLKDGNFYTAGGRVLGVTALGKTLPDAISTAYEAVKSISWEGAYYRKDIGFKALRHLGRFVGIVIGSTSDKKIMLEAKNTLAELFIPCEMTLASAHRSPERVINYAKTAKEKGIKVIIAGAGYAAHLAGVIAAHTTLPVIAVPLATSPLNGMDALFSSVQMPSGVPVAVVGINGAKNAALLAAQILALNDKSLAKALENMKKQMALKIEKIEL